In Candidatus Polarisedimenticolaceae bacterium, a genomic segment contains:
- a CDS encoding sigma-54 dependent transcriptional regulator, with amino-acid sequence MTTDIREKILILEDEKLLRMTLRKRLEDAGYQVFEAETGRAALELIGDDEGQADLLLLDFRLPDMTGIDVLRRVRELHLDTSAILLTAFSSIGSAVEAMKLGAHDYLNKPVDYEELLATIAKALETTRLKREVRRHRTDLVRQYGITNIVGRSRATEQILAMVRKVADSAASTVLIRGESGTGKDVVAKAIHYASSRAAKPFMNITCTALTETLLESEMFGHERGAFTDAKTLKKGLLEVANGGTVFLDEIGDMGAQLQSKVLRFLEEKTFKRVGGSADIRVDVRVIAATNRDLEKMARTGTFREDLFYRLNVVPIDLPPLRERKDDIPDLVTHFLETFNREFKKQTKRVTPEAMACLVRHDWPGNVRELRNVIERVMILESREELDVTDLPEEILQSPAESTGPPPASAAQVIRLPEEGVSLQDVQFELVRQALERTGGNQSKAARLLRISRDALRYRMKTFGLG; translated from the coding sequence ATGACGACTGACATCCGCGAGAAGATCCTGATCCTGGAGGACGAGAAGCTCCTCCGCATGACCCTGCGCAAGCGCCTCGAGGACGCTGGCTACCAGGTCTTCGAGGCGGAGACCGGCCGCGCGGCGCTCGAGCTGATCGGGGACGATGAGGGGCAGGCCGACCTCCTGCTCCTCGATTTCAGGCTGCCGGACATGACCGGGATCGACGTGCTGAGGCGCGTGCGCGAGCTGCACCTCGACACCTCCGCGATCCTGCTGACGGCGTTCTCGTCGATCGGGAGCGCGGTCGAGGCGATGAAGCTCGGCGCCCACGACTACTTGAACAAGCCGGTCGACTACGAGGAGCTGCTCGCGACGATCGCCAAGGCGCTCGAGACGACGCGTCTCAAGCGCGAGGTCCGCCGGCACCGCACCGATCTCGTGCGCCAGTACGGCATCACCAACATCGTCGGCCGCTCGAGGGCCACCGAGCAGATCCTGGCGATGGTCCGCAAGGTCGCCGATTCCGCGGCCTCGACCGTCCTGATCCGCGGGGAGTCGGGGACCGGGAAGGACGTCGTCGCGAAGGCGATCCACTACGCGTCGAGCCGTGCCGCGAAACCGTTCATGAACATCACCTGCACGGCGCTCACCGAGACGCTCCTCGAGTCCGAGATGTTCGGGCACGAGCGCGGCGCCTTCACCGATGCGAAGACGCTGAAGAAGGGCCTGCTCGAGGTGGCGAACGGCGGCACCGTCTTTCTCGACGAGATCGGCGACATGGGCGCGCAGCTCCAGTCGAAGGTCCTCCGCTTTCTCGAGGAGAAGACGTTCAAGCGGGTCGGCGGCTCCGCCGACATCCGGGTCGACGTACGCGTCATCGCCGCGACGAACCGCGACCTCGAGAAGATGGCGCGGACGGGGACGTTTCGCGAGGATCTCTTCTATCGTCTCAACGTCGTCCCGATCGATCTCCCGCCCCTGCGCGAGAGGAAGGACGACATCCCCGACCTCGTCACGCACTTCCTGGAGACCTTCAACCGCGAGTTCAAGAAGCAGACGAAGCGCGTGACCCCCGAGGCGATGGCGTGCCTCGTCCGGCACGATTGGCCCGGAAACGTGAGGGAGCTCCGGAACGTCATCGAGCGGGTGATGATCCTCGAGAGCCGCGAGGAGCTCGACGTCACGGACCTCCCGGAGGAGATCCTCCAGTCCCCGGCGGAATCGACCGGCCCGCCGCCGGCGAGCGCGGCGCAGGTCATCCGTCTCCCCGAGGAGGGGGTCTCCCTCCAGGACGTCCAGTTCGAGCTCGTGCGCCAGGCGCTCGAGCGCACCGGCGGCAATCAGTCGAAGGCGGCGCGCCTACTCCGGATCAGTCGCGACGCCCTGCGCTACCGGATGAAGACTTTCGGACTGGGTTAG
- a CDS encoding peptidyl-prolyl cis-trans isomerase — MNRSVPSALVGLVLALPAASATAPVDRKLATVNGDAITLHQLASDLDGASDPDPWRGLDRRIKVTLVVQEADRMGLDDALEVKDQLGVFERDTLRDGLFATRIAAIKPDPKAVAAMERAMATEVRMRSILVAKEGDAKQLVAAKDFEAAIKEAAAKGQGQIDEGEGFIKMSELKPEVIDVLAKLQPGQVSAPYAMGEQFAVTRLVERRQVNDPGLHEQAEAEVAKRAQTATISAYVDELRAKYAKVDRKMLQVDFDAKEPGFEALLKDQRTVATIQGEVPITIGEIAGALRKRLFHGTENAGGRGKLNRRKSEILDDLIAKRVVIKEAKRLGLDKKPAYLALLEEKRRELLFGAFVGKVLATDVSVTDAEVQAYYTSHKKEFTEPEMIRLDAVAFDSRPAAEAALAKLRAGADVAWMKGNANGRLDPSAVPADARIPVTPVIRDELPPALKESLAGAHAGEYRLVAPPTGPPTVVLVRDLFTGNTQPLADVAGGIRGKLSGEKRQAAFEAYVAKLRAASQVKMLVTEPELKALVHSPTVKTSTR; from the coding sequence ATGAACCGCTCCGTCCCGTCCGCGCTCGTCGGCCTCGTGCTCGCGCTCCCCGCAGCCTCGGCGACCGCCCCCGTGGACCGCAAGCTCGCAACCGTCAACGGTGACGCGATCACGCTCCATCAACTGGCGTCCGATCTCGACGGCGCGTCCGATCCCGATCCCTGGCGTGGTCTCGACCGGCGAATCAAGGTGACCCTCGTCGTGCAGGAGGCGGACCGCATGGGTCTCGACGACGCCCTCGAGGTCAAGGATCAGCTCGGCGTCTTCGAACGGGACACGTTGCGCGACGGCCTGTTCGCCACGCGGATCGCCGCCATCAAGCCCGACCCGAAGGCGGTGGCGGCGATGGAGCGCGCGATGGCGACCGAAGTGCGGATGCGGTCGATCCTCGTGGCCAAAGAGGGGGACGCGAAGCAGCTCGTCGCGGCGAAGGACTTCGAGGCCGCGATCAAAGAAGCCGCCGCCAAGGGCCAAGGGCAGATCGACGAGGGCGAGGGGTTCATCAAGATGTCCGAGCTGAAGCCGGAGGTGATCGACGTCCTCGCCAAGCTCCAGCCGGGGCAGGTCTCGGCGCCGTACGCGATGGGTGAGCAGTTCGCCGTGACGCGGCTCGTCGAGCGGCGCCAAGTGAACGACCCGGGGCTCCATGAGCAGGCCGAGGCCGAGGTGGCGAAGCGAGCACAGACCGCGACGATTTCCGCCTACGTCGACGAGCTGCGCGCGAAATACGCGAAGGTCGATCGGAAGATGCTGCAGGTCGATTTCGATGCGAAGGAGCCCGGTTTCGAGGCTCTCCTCAAGGACCAGCGCACCGTCGCGACGATCCAGGGCGAGGTGCCGATCACGATCGGCGAGATCGCGGGCGCGCTCCGCAAACGGCTGTTCCACGGCACCGAGAACGCCGGCGGTCGTGGGAAGCTCAACCGTCGTAAGTCGGAGATCCTCGACGACCTGATCGCCAAGCGCGTCGTCATCAAGGAGGCCAAGCGGCTCGGGCTCGACAAGAAGCCTGCCTATCTCGCCCTGCTCGAGGAGAAGCGGCGCGAGCTGCTCTTCGGCGCGTTCGTCGGGAAGGTCTTGGCGACCGATGTGAGCGTCACCGATGCCGAGGTCCAGGCCTATTACACCTCGCACAAGAAGGAGTTCACGGAGCCGGAGATGATCCGGCTCGACGCCGTCGCGTTCGATTCTCGCCCCGCGGCGGAGGCCGCGCTCGCGAAGCTCCGCGCGGGCGCCGACGTCGCGTGGATGAAGGGGAACGCGAACGGGAGGCTCGACCCCTCCGCCGTGCCCGCGGACGCTCGCATCCCCGTCACGCCGGTCATCCGTGACGAGTTGCCTCCGGCGCTCAAGGAGTCGCTCGCCGGAGCGCACGCGGGGGAATACCGGCTGGTCGCGCCGCCGACGGGGCCGCCTACGGTCGTGCTCGTGCGCGATCTCTTCACGGGCAACACCCAACCCCTCGCCGACGTCGCAGGTGGCATCCGAGGAAAGCTCTCCGGCGAGAAGCGACAGGCGGCGTTCGAAGCCTATGTCGCGAAGCTACGCGCCGCGTCCCAGGTGAAGATGCTCGTGACGGAGCCGGAGCTGAAGGCGCTGGTTCACTCTCCGACGGTAAAGACCTCGACGCGCTGA
- a CDS encoding cytochrome c3 family protein, producing MSSSARLAVALAMMLPAAALAADDPTAKFHLKPGAAGTICLGCHADFQDVLKRPHVHTPVKAGNCAGCHDPHASTHGKLLEDDPSKICASCHGSMIPEGAKSTHAAVVEGKCVSCHDPHGSPNKANLVRAGNELCLGCHADIKAGLDAATHKHGPVTESCLNCHDPHASKTAPSLLAKAPPALCTGCHNPSQPGFGKAHMGYPVAASNCLSCHDPHGSPNKGILWASVHAPVANKQCVQCHGAPPAAGPVVAKRQAPELCRGCHNALFVEIEGKKRVHAPVLEPKSCANCHTPHASKADKLLLAPQKALCGTCHADSVARQAKSLVKHPPVDEGQCSTCHAPHAADETFLFEQANVMDLCGACHDWKNHSAHPIGEKAIDKRNPNLTVSCLSCHRSHGTAFKSFLHADPKNELCTQCHIELAR from the coding sequence ATGTCGTCAAGCGCTAGGCTCGCGGTCGCGCTCGCGATGATGCTCCCGGCCGCGGCGCTCGCGGCCGACGACCCGACGGCGAAGTTCCACCTCAAGCCCGGGGCGGCGGGAACGATCTGCCTCGGCTGCCACGCCGATTTCCAGGACGTTCTCAAGAGGCCCCACGTCCACACACCCGTGAAGGCCGGCAATTGCGCCGGATGTCACGACCCGCACGCCTCGACGCACGGCAAGCTCCTCGAGGACGACCCCTCGAAGATCTGCGCCTCCTGCCACGGGTCGATGATCCCCGAAGGGGCGAAGAGCACGCACGCCGCCGTGGTGGAAGGCAAGTGCGTCTCCTGCCACGACCCGCACGGATCGCCGAACAAGGCGAACCTCGTCCGCGCGGGGAACGAGCTGTGCCTCGGGTGCCATGCGGACATCAAGGCCGGCCTCGACGCGGCGACACACAAGCACGGGCCGGTCACAGAGAGCTGCCTCAACTGCCACGACCCGCACGCGTCGAAGACCGCGCCGTCGCTCCTCGCGAAGGCACCGCCGGCGCTCTGCACCGGGTGCCACAACCCCTCGCAGCCCGGGTTCGGCAAGGCGCACATGGGGTATCCGGTGGCGGCGTCGAACTGCCTGTCGTGCCACGATCCTCACGGCTCGCCGAACAAGGGGATCCTCTGGGCGAGCGTCCACGCGCCGGTGGCGAACAAGCAGTGCGTCCAATGTCACGGCGCTCCTCCGGCCGCGGGTCCCGTCGTCGCCAAACGGCAAGCGCCGGAGCTTTGCCGCGGGTGCCACAACGCTCTCTTCGTCGAGATCGAGGGGAAGAAGCGCGTCCACGCACCGGTCCTCGAGCCGAAGTCGTGCGCGAACTGCCACACGCCGCATGCCTCCAAGGCCGACAAGCTCCTGCTCGCCCCGCAGAAGGCGCTGTGCGGAACTTGCCACGCTGATTCCGTGGCGCGGCAGGCCAAGTCGCTCGTCAAGCATCCCCCCGTCGACGAAGGCCAGTGCTCGACCTGCCATGCACCGCACGCCGCCGACGAGACGTTCCTCTTCGAGCAGGCGAACGTCATGGACCTCTGCGGCGCCTGCCACGACTGGAAGAACCACTCGGCCCATCCGATCGGGGAGAAGGCGATCGACAAGCGCAACCCGAACCTGACGGTGAGCTGCCTGAGTTGTCACCGCTCGCACGGCACCGCGTTCAAGTCGTTCCTCCATGCCGACCCGAAGAACGAGCTCTGCACCCAGTGCCACATCGAGCTCGCGAGGTGA
- a CDS encoding ATP-binding protein has product MALLRPVKFWHFLVVPPVAMAAVLGVFRLIDRAVLPAGAVPGEAYHTARTVLISVSMASVIAVLVIRYRTGYEEALEETRDFLTRIIESTADGIVVRDADGRVRSWNPAAEAMFGWTEAEMEGQTLERLVVQAGEATRIDADLREGRTLRNLEANGVRKDGSPVTFALTVAPLRDAAGAFTGTTGIVRDITALKQMERHYLERERLAAVGELAAMVAHEVRNPLAGIRGGCEILLEGYPEGDTRHDIGVEIIHQVDRLSRTVHDLLTFARPRALDRVPIDLHALIDRILQNLRDDPANAGIEVVRDFAEEPLVMQIDGRQIEQVVLNLVLNSIQAMKYRGRVTITTAATGDELLLSVADTGPGIRPDKLEQIFQPFFTTRSKGTGLGLAIVKKIVEAHGGRIDAASPGGSGAVFTVTLPREA; this is encoded by the coding sequence GTGGCGCTCCTCCGGCCGGTCAAGTTCTGGCACTTCCTCGTCGTTCCGCCCGTGGCGATGGCGGCGGTCCTCGGCGTGTTCCGCCTGATCGATCGCGCCGTGCTCCCTGCCGGGGCCGTGCCGGGCGAGGCGTACCACACGGCTCGCACGGTCCTGATCAGCGTCTCCATGGCCTCCGTCATCGCGGTCCTCGTGATCCGGTACCGGACCGGCTACGAGGAGGCGCTCGAGGAAACCCGCGACTTTCTCACCCGCATCATCGAGTCGACCGCCGACGGGATCGTCGTGCGGGACGCCGACGGGAGGGTCAGGTCGTGGAACCCGGCTGCGGAGGCGATGTTCGGTTGGACCGAGGCGGAGATGGAGGGACAGACCCTCGAGCGTCTCGTCGTTCAGGCGGGCGAGGCGACTCGGATCGACGCGGACCTCCGCGAGGGCCGCACCCTCCGAAACCTCGAGGCGAACGGCGTCCGGAAAGACGGCTCACCGGTCACCTTCGCGCTGACCGTCGCGCCGCTCCGAGACGCCGCGGGGGCGTTCACGGGAACGACCGGGATTGTCCGCGACATCACGGCGCTCAAGCAGATGGAGCGCCACTACCTCGAGCGGGAGCGGCTCGCCGCGGTCGGCGAGCTGGCGGCGATGGTCGCGCACGAGGTCCGGAATCCGCTCGCGGGGATCCGAGGGGGGTGCGAGATCCTCCTCGAAGGCTACCCCGAGGGCGACACGCGCCACGACATCGGCGTCGAGATCATCCACCAGGTCGACCGACTGTCGCGGACGGTCCACGACCTCCTGACGTTCGCACGGCCGCGCGCCCTCGACAGGGTGCCGATCGATCTCCACGCCCTCATCGACCGGATCCTCCAGAATCTCCGGGACGATCCGGCGAACGCCGGGATCGAGGTCGTGCGAGACTTCGCCGAGGAGCCCCTGGTGATGCAGATTGACGGGCGGCAGATCGAGCAGGTCGTGCTCAACCTCGTCTTGAACTCGATCCAGGCGATGAAGTACCGCGGCCGGGTCACGATCACCACGGCGGCCACGGGCGACGAGCTCCTCCTCTCGGTCGCCGACACCGGCCCCGGGATCCGGCCCGACAAGCTCGAGCAGATCTTCCAGCCATTCTTCACGACGCGATCCAAGGGCACCGGCCTCGGGCTCGCGATCGTCAAGAAGATCGTCGAGGCGCACGGAGGGCGGATCGACGCCGCTTCGCCGGGCGGGTCCGGCGCGGTGTTCACCGTGACATTGCCGCGCGAGGCATGA
- a CDS encoding response regulator gives MRENPQNPAAQVWSAAHIAMARVLPSLIPMDHPRILLVEDDRLVRMNLVLVLERDGYRLDTAACAAEAYDRLGRGHYDLVLADIGLPDSDGFDVLRAVKRADPSTKVVLVTGSQTDLTAEQAIGEGAEDLLLKPFALADLMATVHRYTRA, from the coding sequence GTGCGTGAGAACCCGCAGAACCCGGCGGCACAAGTGTGGTCGGCGGCGCACATCGCGATGGCGCGGGTCTTGCCTTCTCTCATTCCCATGGACCACCCGCGAATCCTGCTCGTCGAGGACGACCGGCTGGTGCGGATGAACCTCGTCCTGGTCTTGGAGCGCGACGGGTACCGGCTGGACACCGCCGCCTGCGCCGCGGAGGCCTACGACCGGCTCGGTCGGGGCCACTACGACCTCGTCCTCGCCGACATCGGGCTCCCCGACTCCGACGGCTTCGACGTTCTCCGGGCGGTCAAGCGCGCCGATCCTTCGACGAAGGTGGTCCTCGTCACCGGATCGCAGACGGATTTGACCGCGGAGCAAGCGATCGGAGAGGGGGCGGAGGACCTTCTCCTGAAGCCGTTCGCGCTCGCCGACCTCATGGCGACGGTCCACCGCTACACGCGAGCGTGA
- a CDS encoding cytochrome c3 family protein: MRTIRGRAAFVAMAVMFVLPPAFAAAPRKFEAKACLDCHSAFAETLKPLSVFHPGVKDAQCETCHLRHGLVGKLLLKKDGSALCVSCHSKESIGLDKPHIHSALKGGEKCTTCHEPHGSKAPALLRAEGAETCYTCHDRKPFERKDVHAVLKTTGCKACHDAHSSAEPALLTRPKKDLCISCHKPEDASFKKAHADYPVASADCMVCHDPHSSDQPKLMKGSAHAPVVSGSCDSCHAAADAPKPFEVVKKGAELCTQCHDLDDLKGGGTHLHAPFEAGDCASCHDPHASQQEKLLARPGAELCGACHADETKKFPFPHAAVDGGCITCHRPHAARQEKLLDKPVADTCIACHEDIGTARRAKVQHAPVAAGDCTACHNPHGAEIPKLLKDRADRLCYGCHGDAEVAFAKSSVHQPVLAGECASCHLVHGGPEPKLVKKTGADLCATCHAALMKEDKSETTHPPFASGDCATCHDPHASSQPGMVVDAQETLCLACHSELDPSARGVKSRHAAFTQGKCTSCHSPHKAKLPKLLLAQEPDLCLSCHGPIGEALKAGNTHPPAESQCTTCHQPHFASEPRLLVDRQQSLCAGCHDVKEAAFTKAHLGIDPSVMNCVRCHDPHGSKDPKLFKPEVHAPFAARSCEECHVVKR; the protein is encoded by the coding sequence GTGCGCACCATCCGCGGCCGCGCGGCGTTCGTCGCGATGGCGGTCATGTTCGTGCTGCCTCCCGCCTTCGCCGCCGCCCCGCGAAAATTCGAAGCCAAGGCCTGCCTCGATTGCCACTCCGCCTTCGCCGAGACGCTGAAGCCGCTCTCCGTCTTCCACCCGGGGGTCAAGGACGCCCAGTGCGAGACCTGCCATCTGAGGCACGGGCTCGTCGGCAAGCTTCTCCTCAAGAAGGACGGGAGCGCGCTCTGCGTGTCCTGTCACTCGAAGGAGTCGATCGGCCTCGACAAGCCGCACATCCATTCGGCGCTCAAGGGCGGTGAGAAGTGCACGACCTGTCACGAACCTCACGGCTCGAAGGCCCCGGCGCTGCTCCGCGCCGAAGGAGCGGAGACCTGCTACACGTGTCACGACCGCAAGCCGTTCGAGCGGAAGGACGTCCACGCCGTCCTGAAGACCACGGGATGCAAGGCCTGCCACGACGCCCACAGCTCCGCCGAGCCCGCACTCCTGACGCGGCCCAAGAAGGACCTGTGCATCTCGTGCCACAAGCCCGAAGACGCGAGCTTCAAGAAGGCCCACGCCGACTACCCGGTCGCCTCCGCCGACTGCATGGTGTGCCACGATCCGCATTCCTCCGATCAGCCCAAGCTCATGAAGGGCTCCGCGCACGCGCCGGTCGTCTCCGGATCGTGCGACTCCTGCCATGCGGCGGCGGATGCTCCGAAGCCGTTCGAGGTGGTCAAGAAAGGCGCCGAGCTGTGCACGCAATGCCATGACCTCGACGACCTGAAGGGGGGGGGAACGCACCTTCACGCACCGTTCGAGGCCGGCGACTGCGCCTCGTGCCACGATCCGCACGCCTCGCAGCAGGAGAAGCTGCTCGCGCGCCCGGGCGCCGAGCTCTGCGGCGCCTGCCACGCCGACGAGACGAAGAAATTCCCGTTCCCACACGCCGCCGTCGACGGTGGCTGCATCACTTGCCATCGGCCCCACGCCGCGAGGCAAGAGAAGCTGCTCGACAAGCCCGTCGCCGACACGTGTATCGCCTGTCACGAAGACATCGGGACGGCGCGCCGGGCGAAGGTCCAACACGCGCCGGTCGCCGCGGGCGACTGCACGGCGTGCCACAACCCGCACGGTGCCGAAATCCCCAAGCTCCTGAAGGACCGTGCCGACCGGTTGTGCTACGGCTGTCACGGCGATGCCGAGGTCGCTTTCGCGAAGAGCTCCGTCCATCAGCCGGTCCTCGCCGGCGAGTGCGCCTCCTGCCACCTCGTCCACGGCGGCCCCGAGCCGAAGCTCGTCAAGAAGACCGGTGCGGACCTGTGCGCGACGTGCCACGCCGCGCTCATGAAGGAAGACAAGAGCGAGACGACCCATCCTCCGTTCGCCTCGGGCGATTGCGCGACCTGTCACGACCCGCACGCCTCGAGCCAACCGGGCATGGTCGTGGACGCGCAGGAGACGCTCTGTCTCGCGTGCCACTCGGAGCTCGACCCGTCGGCCAGGGGGGTCAAGAGCCGGCACGCGGCGTTCACCCAGGGCAAGTGCACGTCGTGTCACAGTCCGCACAAGGCCAAGCTCCCGAAGCTGCTCCTCGCGCAAGAGCCCGATCTCTGTCTGAGCTGTCACGGCCCGATCGGCGAGGCGCTCAAGGCCGGAAACACCCACCCACCGGCGGAGAGCCAGTGCACGACGTGCCACCAGCCTCACTTCGCGTCCGAGCCGCGACTGCTCGTCGATCGCCAGCAATCGCTCTGCGCCGGGTGTCACGACGTGAAGGAGGCCGCGTTCACGAAGGCCCACCTCGGCATCGACCCGTCGGTCATGAATTGCGTCCGCTGCCACGATCCTCACGGCTCGAAGGACCCGAAGCTGTTCAAGCCCGAGGTCCACGCGCCGTTCGCCGCGCGCTCGTGCGAGGAATGCCATGTCGTCAAGCGCTAG
- a CDS encoding NHL repeat-containing protein, with protein MRKAAWVALLAFGNLRAAEVLKLRPTGVLYADAAGVALSKPQGVGCGVGAFVVADSGNGRVIEFEISGALVRTTTAFAVKEIAYPIRADRGKDGTLFVLDGKSRRIGKIKADGSFGGWIELEGAVIGFALAPSGNVYALDLAGHRVVVLDPAGAGARTIALPADARFPVDVALGSHETAYVVDAVTKRVYGARAEDKEFAPLGKSLVEDLDFPGALATDGGGRLFVADQDGGGIVIVGADGSFRGRQSAFGWKDGYLRWPSGLCVSGKTVVVADRENQRVEVFTVGE; from the coding sequence ATGAGGAAAGCCGCTTGGGTAGCGTTGCTCGCCTTCGGCAATTTACGGGCGGCCGAAGTCCTGAAGCTGCGTCCGACCGGGGTCCTCTACGCCGATGCTGCGGGGGTCGCGCTGAGCAAGCCCCAGGGGGTCGGGTGCGGCGTCGGCGCGTTCGTCGTCGCGGACAGCGGAAACGGCCGCGTGATCGAGTTCGAGATTTCGGGCGCCCTCGTGCGGACGACCACCGCGTTCGCCGTCAAGGAGATCGCCTACCCGATCCGCGCGGACCGCGGAAAGGACGGCACGCTGTTCGTCCTCGACGGGAAGTCGAGGCGGATCGGAAAGATCAAGGCCGACGGATCGTTCGGTGGCTGGATCGAGCTGGAAGGGGCGGTGATCGGTTTCGCCCTAGCGCCATCCGGGAACGTCTACGCCCTCGATCTCGCGGGCCACCGCGTCGTCGTCCTCGACCCGGCCGGTGCGGGGGCGCGCACGATCGCGCTTCCCGCCGACGCGCGTTTCCCGGTCGACGTCGCTCTCGGCTCCCACGAGACAGCGTACGTCGTCGACGCGGTGACGAAGCGCGTTTACGGCGCTCGAGCCGAGGACAAGGAGTTCGCGCCGCTCGGGAAGTCGCTCGTCGAAGATCTCGACTTCCCCGGGGCCCTCGCGACCGACGGCGGCGGCCGCCTATTCGTCGCCGATCAGGACGGCGGCGGCATCGTCATCGTCGGCGCAGACGGGTCGTTCCGGGGCAGGCAGTCCGCCTTCGGGTGGAAGGACGGCTACCTACGCTGGCCCTCCGGACTCTGCGTAAGCGGCAAGACGGTCGTCGTCGCGGACCGCGAGAATCAGCGCGTCGAGGTCTTTACCGTCGGAGAGTGA